One window of Bactrocera tryoni isolate S06 chromosome 2, CSIRO_BtryS06_freeze2, whole genome shotgun sequence genomic DNA carries:
- the LOC120769027 gene encoding FK506-binding protein 59 produces MSGNKKIDLSGDGGVLKEIINEGHGEEYPLNGCKVSLHYTGKLVEGTVFDSSVGREPFEFDLGKGHVIKAFDMGVATMKLNEKCLLTCAPDYAYGAAGSPPSIPPNSTLIFELEMLGWKGEDVSPNKDGSIERFIVESSDKKRSPAEGSLVKVHLIGKYNGNTFEERDVEFDYGEGCDCSIIEGVEIALERMTVGETSRIKIQPKYAFGSKGNDVFNIPPNSTVEYIVKLIDCEKGIEEWKLSDEERLQQAELYKSKGTKYFSKQNFSLAIKMYKSCVDIISKIDNDESKKLKIASNSNIALCYQKTNDYFEGKQACIEALKLDPLNIKALYRRGQCNLAINEFKEALEDFEKVIELEPTNKAAINQIQICKQRIKEANDKERKIYANMFKKLSAADKQPTPSTEPDVLTKCGEWTDEDAKREVDLAFERDNNIVMI; encoded by the exons atgtcTGGAAATAAGAAAATTGATTTATCTGGAGACGGTGGTGTattgaaagaaattataaatgaaGGTCATGGTGAAGAATACCCATTAAATGGTTGCAAAGTTTCTTTGCACTATACGGGGAAATTGGTCGAGGGAACTGTATTTGACTCTAGTGTAGGACGCGAACCTTTTGAGTTCGATTTGGGAAAAG GCCATGTTATCAAGGCATTTGATATGGGTGTGGCGACAatgaaattgaatgaaaaatgtttactaACATGTGCTCCTGACTACGCTTATGGTGCGGCTGGAAGTCCTCCGAGCATTCCTCCGAACTCAACATTGATATTCGAG tTGGAAATGCTTGGTTGGAAAGGAGAAGATGTTAGCCCAAATAAGGACGGTAGCATAGAGAGGTTTATTGTGGAGAGCAGTGATAAGAAACGTTCCCCGGCCGAAGGTTCTCTTGTTAAAG TTCATTTGATTGgaaaatataatggaaataCTTTTGAGGAGCGTGATGTAGAATTTGATTATGGTGAAGGTTGTGATTGCTCAATTATTGAAGGAGTTGAGATAGCACTGGAAAGAATGACTGTTGGCGAAACTTCAAG aataaaaattcaaccaaaatATGCCTTTGGAAGTAAAGGAAATGATGTTTTTAACATTCCACCAAACTCTACTGTCGAATATATAGTCAAACTTATTGATTGTGAAAAG gGAATAGAAGAATGGAAATTGTCAGATGAGGAAAGATTGCAACAGGCTGAATTGTATAAATCTAAAGGaacaaaatatttctctaaacaaaacttttcgttggctataaaaatgtataagagCTGCGtagatattatttcaaaaattg ACAATGATGAATCGAAAAAGTTGAAGATAGCCTCAAACAGCAATATTGCTTTATGTTACCAGAAAACAAATGATTATTTCGAAGGAAAACAAGCG TGTATTGAAGCTCTAAAGTTAGATCCCCtaaatataaaagcactttACCGTCGGGGACAATGTAATCTAGCTATTAATGAATTTAAGGAGGCTCTTGAAGATTTTGAAAAg GTAATCGAGTTGGAGCCTACAAACAAAGCTGCCAtaaatcaaattcaaatttgtaaGCAGCGAATCAAGGAGGCTAACGATAAAGAAaggaaaatttatgcaaatatgttCAAAAAATTGTCTGCAGCTGACAAACAG ccAACACCGAGTACTGAACCTGATGTTTTAACGAAATGCGGTGAATGGACAGATGAAGACGCAAAGCGCGAAGTCGATTTGGCCTTCGAACGCGATAATAATATTGttatgatttaa
- the LOC120769248 gene encoding ubiquitin carboxyl-terminal hydrolase 14, protein MPAYKVKVKWGRELFPDIEANTDEEPLLFKAQLFALTGVHPDRQKVMCKGGILKDNEWNLQLKDGATVLLLGSKEQVPEEPVTPVKFIEDMNDAEMATAMELPAGLTNLGNTCYMNATVQCLHAVPELREALDKYRVDSEDAGSMSTAMASAMKFLFKQMERGSTVTPIILLQTLHRASPQFSQVGENGTYRQQDANECWSELLKMMQQKIPASNDKAIEGSDVKKYNSFIEQYFGGSFEVKMSCAEIEDEEPTIAKEQFLQLSCFISTEVKYMHSGLKSRMKEQLVKRSETLGRDANYIRTSLISRLPAYLTIQFVRFQYKGKEGINAKVLKDIKFPIEFDAFELCTPELQNKLCPMRAKFKEAEDKNLEGNIKAIAEDKSTPTEVEKNVETENYWFENDPGSNNSGYYTLHAVLTHKGRSSSSGHYVAWVKHSGDIWFKFDDDVVTSVTTDDILRLSGGGDWHCAYVLLYGPKLLKKQ, encoded by the exons ATGCCTGCCTATAAAG taAAAGTAAAATGGGGACGTGAACTTTTTCCGGACATAGAAGCAAACACAGATGAAGAACCATTGTTATTCAAAGCTCAATTATTTGCTTTAACTGGAGTGCATCCTGATCGTCAAAAAGTAATGTGTAAAGGCGGTATTTTAAAGGATAATGAATGGAACCTTCAATTAAAAGAT ggTGCAACTGTGTTACTCTTGGGATCTAAAGAACAGGTTCCCGAAGAACCAGTAACCCCTGTGAAGTTTATAGAAGATATGAATGATGCCGAAATGGCAACAGCA ATGGAATTGCCTGCTGGTCTCACGAATTTAGGAAATACTTGTTATATGAATGCAACCGTACAATGTCTACATGCAGTGCCTGAGCTACGCGAGGCTCTTGATAAATACCGAGTGGACAGTGAAGATGCCGGTTCAATGTCAACTGCAATGGCTTCAGCCatgaagtttttatttaaacaaatggaaCGTGGTAGTACAGTAACGccaataattttattacaaacgTTACATCGGGCATCGCCACAATTTTCACAAGTTGGTGAGAATGGCACCTATCGACAGCAGGATGCCAATGAATGTTGGTCAGAATTACTGAAAATGATGCAGCAAAAAATTCCAGCTTCTAACGACAAAGCAATCGAAGGAAGCGACGTTAAAAAGTACAA TTCATTTATAGAACAATACTTTGGTGGTTCATTCGAAGTTAAAATGAGCTGTGCCGAAATCGAAGATGAGGAGCCAACTATAGCTAAAGAGCAATTTCTTCAACTTAGCTGTTTTATATCAACGGaagtaaaatatatgcataGCGGTTTGAAATCg CGAATGAAGGAGCAATTGGTGAAGCGATCCGAAACTTTGGGACGAGATGCTAATTATATTAGAACG TCTCTTATCAGTCGCCTACCGGCGTATTTAACAATACAATTTGTTCGTTTTCAATACAAAGGAAAAGAGGGTATTAACGCGAAAGTTTTGAAAGACATAAAATTTCCAATCGAATTTGATGCATTTGAGTTATGTACCCCTGAACTTCAAAATAAGTTATGCCCTATGAGAGCTAAGTTTAAAGAAGCTGAAGACAAAAATTTGGAAGGCAATATTAAAGCTATCGCCGAAGATAAAAGTACTCCAACTGAAGtggaaaaaaatgtagaaaccGAAAACTATTGGTTCGAAAATGATCCAGGCAGCAATAATTCGGGATATTATACTCTTCATGCTGTATTAACACATAAAGGACGTTCAAGTTCTTCTGGTCATTATGTAGCTTGGGTAAAACACTCCGGTGATATCTGGTTCAAATTTGATGACGATGTGGTTACTTCTGTAACTACTGATGATATACTACGCCTGTCGGGAGGTGGAGATTGGCATTGTGCCTATGTACTTTTGTATGGACCAAAGTTGCTAAAGaaacaatga
- the LOC120768135 gene encoding uncharacterized protein LOC120768135, translating into MELQQSPEVDDLEERVKLRREARRKKILENAKSRLEKLSMRQGGDGDSDLVRRRSNHQIQETIEYSDPEVEPDIPENLQMPFQHFQQFENTFKGFESSLNQEDVLEKEKPFLKYKLHVVLAVTVAYITSLILNESEGKTFFVIIPVALVILSDLTIFRQQKQRNPMINMLVIFGLRSQEIVHALDVVSKLQNIMADLSIFIFYFCIVTCFGNQFVHLADIN; encoded by the exons atgGAATTGCAGCAGTCACCTGAGGTCGATGATTTAGAAGAAAGGGTCAAACTTAGGCGAGAAGCAAGAAGGAAAAAGATTCTTGAGAATGCCAAAAGTCGGTTAGAAAAATTAAGCATGAGACAAGGTGGAGATGGCGACAGTGATTTGGTGCGCCGACGTTCTA atcATCAGATACAAGAAACTATTGAGTATTCGGATCCAGAAGTTGAACCCGATATTCCAGAAAATTTACAAATGccgtttcaacattttcaacaatttgaaAACACATTCAAAGGATTTGAAAGCAGTTTAAACCAAGAAGATGTACTAGAAAAAGAAAAACCgttcttaaaatataaattgcatGTTGTGTTAGCTGTGACAGTTGCATATATTACATctttaatattaaatgaaagTGAAGGAAAAACGTTTTTTGTGATAATACCAGTTGCCTTGGTTATTTTATCTGATCTTACAATATTTCGACAACAAAAGCAGCGTAATCCAATGATCAATATGCTAGTGATCTTTGGACTACGATCCCAAGAAATTGTACATGCATTAGATGTTGTCTCAAAACTACAAAACATTATGGCAGATTtgtcaattttcattttttacttttgcataGTTACTTGTTTTGGTAATCAATTTGTCCATCTAGctgatataaattaa